From Chelatococcus sp. YT9, a single genomic window includes:
- the pnp gene encoding polyribonucleotide nucleotidyltransferase, which translates to MFDIQREEINWGGTTLTLETGRIARQADGAVLATYGETTVLATVVAAKEPKPGVDFMPLTVNYQEKAYAAGRIPGGYFKREGRPSEKETLVSRLIDRPIRPLFLDGWRNDTQVIVTVLTHDLENDPDIVSMVAASAALTLSGVPFTGPVGAARVGYVKGEYKLNPAVTEKEASDLDLVVAGTADAVLMVESEAKELSEEVMLGAVMFGHNAFQPVIEAIIRLAEKAAKEPRDIVTPDVSEIEKAVLEIAEADLRAAYQIVDKQSRYAAVDAAKAKVVAALLPEEGEARFPAEQVKSVFKEVQAKIVRWNILDTGTRIDGRDVKTVRPIVSEVGLLPRTHGSALFTRGETQALVVATLGTGDDEQFVDSLEGTYKETFLLHYNFPPYSVGETGRIGSPGRREIGHGKLAWRAVHPMLPPHHEFPYTLRVVSEITESNGSSSMATVCGTSLSLMDAGVPLRRPVAGIAMGLILEGERYAVLSDILGDEDHLGDMDFKVAGTDQGITALQMDIKIAGITEEIMKVALDQAKGGRLHILGEMGKALTSARAELGEYAPRIETIKIPQDKIREVIGSGGKVIREIVEKTGAKIDIGDDGTVKVASSDGKSITAAINWIKGIAAEPELNAIYEGTVVKTTDFGAFVNFFGSRDGLVHISQLAPQRVQKVTDVVKEGQKVKVKLLGFDERGKVRLSMKAVDQETGEDLEAKQKAEQKEGTAE; encoded by the coding sequence ATGTTCGATATTCAACGTGAAGAGATAAATTGGGGCGGCACTACGCTGACCCTTGAGACGGGCCGCATCGCCCGTCAGGCCGATGGCGCGGTTCTGGCGACCTACGGTGAAACGACGGTTCTCGCTACGGTTGTGGCGGCCAAGGAGCCGAAGCCCGGCGTCGATTTCATGCCGCTCACCGTGAACTACCAGGAAAAGGCCTATGCCGCTGGCCGCATTCCCGGTGGCTATTTCAAGCGCGAAGGACGCCCCTCCGAGAAGGAGACGCTGGTCTCCCGTCTGATCGACCGCCCGATTCGTCCGCTCTTCCTCGACGGCTGGCGCAATGACACCCAGGTCATCGTCACCGTGCTCACCCACGACCTGGAAAACGATCCCGACATCGTGTCGATGGTCGCGGCTTCCGCAGCGCTGACCCTTTCCGGCGTGCCCTTCACCGGCCCGGTCGGCGCGGCGCGTGTCGGCTATGTCAAGGGCGAGTACAAGCTCAACCCGGCTGTCACCGAGAAGGAAGCTTCCGACCTCGATCTCGTCGTTGCCGGCACGGCTGACGCCGTGTTGATGGTGGAATCGGAAGCCAAGGAGCTTTCGGAAGAGGTGATGCTCGGCGCCGTGATGTTCGGTCACAACGCCTTCCAGCCGGTGATCGAGGCCATCATCCGCCTTGCCGAAAAGGCCGCCAAGGAGCCGCGTGACATCGTCACCCCGGATGTCTCGGAGATCGAGAAGGCGGTTCTCGAGATCGCCGAGGCGGATCTGCGCGCCGCCTATCAGATCGTCGACAAGCAGAGCCGCTACGCAGCGGTCGATGCCGCAAAGGCCAAGGTCGTTGCGGCACTTCTTCCCGAGGAAGGCGAGGCGCGCTTTCCGGCCGAGCAGGTCAAGTCCGTCTTCAAGGAAGTCCAGGCCAAGATCGTGCGCTGGAACATCCTCGACACCGGCACTCGCATCGACGGCCGCGACGTGAAGACCGTTCGCCCGATCGTCTCGGAAGTCGGCCTCCTGCCGCGCACCCACGGCTCGGCCCTCTTCACCCGTGGTGAGACGCAGGCTCTCGTGGTCGCGACGTTGGGCACAGGTGATGACGAGCAGTTCGTCGACTCGCTGGAAGGCACCTACAAGGAAACCTTCCTGCTCCACTACAACTTCCCGCCCTACTCTGTCGGCGAGACGGGCCGCATCGGATCGCCCGGCCGGCGCGAAATCGGCCACGGCAAGCTCGCATGGCGCGCGGTTCACCCCATGCTGCCGCCGCACCATGAGTTTCCTTACACTCTGCGCGTGGTTTCCGAGATCACCGAGTCCAACGGCTCGTCCTCGATGGCGACCGTCTGCGGCACTTCGCTGTCGCTGATGGACGCGGGCGTGCCGCTGCGCCGGCCCGTGGCTGGCATCGCCATGGGCTTGATCCTCGAAGGTGAGCGCTACGCGGTGCTGTCCGACATCCTGGGCGATGAGGACCATCTCGGCGACATGGACTTCAAGGTGGCCGGTACCGACCAGGGCATCACCGCTCTGCAGATGGACATCAAGATCGCCGGCATCACCGAGGAAATCATGAAGGTCGCCCTCGACCAGGCCAAGGGCGGTCGTCTGCACATCCTCGGCGAGATGGGCAAAGCGCTGACCTCGGCTCGCGCCGAGCTCGGTGAATATGCCCCGCGCATCGAGACCATCAAGATCCCGCAGGACAAGATCCGCGAGGTCATCGGGTCGGGTGGCAAGGTCATCCGCGAGATCGTCGAGAAGACGGGCGCCAAGATCGACATCGGCGACGATGGCACCGTCAAGGTCGCCTCTTCGGATGGAAAGTCCATCACCGCCGCGATCAACTGGATCAAGGGCATCGCCGCCGAGCCTGAGCTGAACGCGATCTATGAGGGCACCGTGGTGAAGACCACGGATTTCGGCGCCTTCGTGAACTTTTTCGGCTCTCGCGATGGTCTCGTCCACATCTCCCAACTGGCTCCGCAGCGCGTTCAGAAGGTGACGGACGTCGTCAAGGAAGGCCAGAAGGTCAAGGTCAAGCTCCTCGGCTTCGACGAGCGCGGCAAGGTCCGCCTCTCCATGAAGGCTGTGGACCAGGAGACAGGCGAGGATCTGGAGGCCAAGCAGAAGGCCGAACAGAAGGAAGGTACCGCCGAGTAA
- the rpsO gene encoding 30S ribosomal protein S15: MSITAERKQELLKDYGRVANDTGSPEVQIAILTTRIVNLTEHFRTHAKDNHSRRGLLKMVSQRRSLLDYLKKKDEARYRSLIERLGLRR, from the coding sequence ATGTCGATTACAGCCGAGCGCAAGCAAGAGCTCCTCAAGGATTATGGACGGGTTGCCAACGACACCGGCTCTCCCGAGGTGCAGATTGCAATCCTGACCACGCGCATCGTCAATCTGACCGAGCATTTCCGCACACACGCGAAGGACAATCACTCGCGGCGCGGACTGCTGAAGATGGTTTCGCAACGCCGTTCGCTGCTCGACTACCTGAAGAAGAAGGACGAAGCCCGTTACCGCAGCCTGATCGAGCGCCTCGGCCTCCGTCGCTGA
- the truB gene encoding tRNA pseudouridine(55) synthase TruB, with the protein MSDIADEPPSFPPATPASGRGAQPPRRKRDVHGWVVLDKPVGMTSTHAVAVVKRVLHAKKAGHAGTLDPLASGLLPIALGEATKTVPFVMDGRKAYQFTVAWGSQTDTDDAEGSVTATSEARPDEAAILAVLPRFSGDIMQVPPRFSAIKIAGERAYDLARGGEVVELEARPVRIDRLTLVSHTPDHSVFEAECGKGTYVRAIARDLGLAIGCYGHVSALRRTRVGPFKTDRSVSLEDLQKAGQDATGEALSAVLPVDAALDDLPSVAVSRPDAARLARGQGVLLRGRDAPIIEGPLAVTCQGRLVAVADIAGGEIVPRRVFNLSGGL; encoded by the coding sequence ATGAGCGACATCGCCGACGAGCCCCCCAGCTTCCCGCCCGCTACGCCCGCTTCCGGCCGTGGTGCGCAGCCCCCGCGCCGCAAGCGCGACGTGCATGGCTGGGTGGTGCTCGACAAGCCGGTCGGCATGACCTCGACCCATGCGGTAGCCGTCGTGAAGCGGGTGCTGCATGCGAAGAAGGCCGGCCATGCCGGTACGCTCGATCCGCTGGCCTCGGGCCTCTTGCCGATCGCACTCGGTGAGGCGACGAAAACGGTGCCTTTCGTGATGGACGGCCGCAAGGCGTACCAGTTCACGGTCGCGTGGGGCAGCCAGACCGACACGGACGATGCCGAGGGGAGCGTCACGGCGACCAGCGAGGCGCGCCCGGACGAAGCTGCCATTCTCGCGGTCCTGCCACGCTTCAGCGGCGACATCATGCAGGTGCCCCCGCGCTTTTCCGCGATCAAGATCGCAGGCGAGCGCGCTTATGACCTCGCCCGCGGCGGGGAGGTGGTCGAGCTTGAGGCACGGCCGGTCAGAATCGACCGGCTTACGCTCGTCAGTCACACACCGGACCACAGCGTCTTCGAGGCCGAATGCGGCAAGGGCACTTATGTCCGCGCCATCGCGCGCGATCTGGGCCTTGCCATTGGGTGCTACGGCCATGTCTCCGCCCTGCGCAGGACACGGGTCGGGCCCTTCAAGACCGATCGCTCAGTATCGCTCGAGGACCTCCAGAAGGCCGGGCAAGACGCGACCGGGGAAGCCCTTTCGGCTGTTCTGCCCGTGGACGCGGCTCTGGACGATTTGCCTTCCGTCGCCGTCAGCCGGCCTGACGCCGCGCGGCTGGCACGGGGCCAGGGCGTTCTCTTGCGAGGTCGCGACGCGCCGATCATCGAGGGGCCCCTCGCCGTGACTTGCCAGGGGCGGCTGGTGGCCGTCGCGGACATCGCGGGCGGTGAGATCGTGCCGCGGCGGGTTTTCAATCTGTCTGGAGGGCTGTGA
- the rbfA gene encoding 30S ribosome-binding factor RbfA, translating into MPKKRFDTGPGPSQRALRVGELVRHAMAEILTRGDLIDDVVTSHVITIPEVRMSPDLKLATIYVMPLGGKDEKAVVEALQRHRRFLRGELARRLSIKFMPDIRFRLDETFDEAARIDSLLHSSRVQADLSSHPAEDEDEANADGMKAHPNARPSKADDE; encoded by the coding sequence ATGCCGAAAAAGAGATTCGACACGGGCCCCGGCCCGAGCCAACGCGCATTGCGCGTCGGCGAACTCGTCCGTCACGCGATGGCCGAGATATTGACGCGCGGCGATCTGATCGACGACGTCGTCACCTCACATGTGATCACCATCCCCGAAGTGCGGATGTCGCCCGATCTCAAGCTCGCGACGATCTATGTCATGCCGCTGGGCGGCAAGGACGAGAAGGCGGTCGTCGAAGCCCTCCAGCGTCATCGCCGCTTCCTGCGCGGCGAGCTGGCGCGGCGCCTCAGCATCAAATTCATGCCCGATATTCGCTTCCGGCTCGACGAGACCTTCGACGAAGCGGCACGCATCGATAGCCTGCTGCATTCCAGCAGAGTGCAGGCCGACCTCTCCTCCCATCCGGCCGAAGACGAAGACGAAGCGAACGCGGATGGCATGAAAGCACACCCGAATGCCCGTCCCTCAAAAGCAGATGATGAATGA